A genomic stretch from Lathyrus oleraceus cultivar Zhongwan6 chromosome 2, CAAS_Psat_ZW6_1.0, whole genome shotgun sequence includes:
- the LOC127120311 gene encoding uncharacterized protein LOC127120311, giving the protein MELEKGGENPDNQVEASDRMKMDIDYVTDYAKAKNKPIPTSEVHSAMKQEILQLERRLQDQFEVRSTLEKALGYRSSSLVNSNENTMHKPATELIKEIAVLELEVVYLEQHLLSLYRKAFDQKLPQAAFVEPSVPEVLTKNESSTLQYNGHDELENLPKEHSRYEMETLGKEKHLDSGVYRCHSSLSHCTAFTRASPAEESLTKALRACHSQPLSMMEYVESSSSNIISLAEHLGTRISDHIPMEPNKLSEDMVKCISALYCKLADPPMIHPGLSSPISSLSSTSNFSIGDQGDTWSPRFKNNNSSFDVRLDNPFHVEGLKEFSGPYSTMVEIPWIYKENQKSGDTKKLLQNYKSLISRLEEIDPGNLEHDEKLAFWINIHNALVMHAFLAYGIPQNSMKRVFLLLKAAYNVGGYIVSADTIQNTILRCRMSRPGQWLRLFFSSKTKFKTGDGRQAYALAHLEPLSHFALCSGNHSDPAVRVYTPKRVFQDLEVAKDEYIRATLGVRKDQKILLPKLIESFAKDSDLCPSGVMDMILESLPESLRKRVKKCQLAKSKKCIEWIPHNFNFRYLISKDVLK; this is encoded by the exons ATGGAACTTGAAAAAGGTGGAGAAAATCCAGATAATCAAGTTGAGGCCTCAGACAGAATGAAGATG GATATCGACTACGTCACCGATTATGCTAAAGCAAAGAATAAACCAATCCCTACAAGTGAAGTCCATAGTGCTATGAAACAAGAG ATTCTACAGCTAGAGAGAAGATTACAAGATCAGTTTGAGGTTAGATCCACATTAGAAAAAGCGCTTGGATACAGATCTTCATCACTTGTCAATTCAAATGAAAACACAATGCATAAG CCAGCAACAGAATTGATTAAGGAAATTGCGGTATTGGAGTTAGAAGTTGTGTATTTAGAACAACATCTTCTCTCATTGTACCGAAAAGCTTTCGATCAAAAATTACCTCAAGCAGCATTTGTTGAACCTTCTGTGCCTGAGGTCTTAACCAAAAATGAGAGTTCTACACTTCAATATAATGGCCATGATGAGCTTGAGAATTTGCCGAAGGAACATAGTAGATATGAAATGGAGACTTTAGGGAAAGAAAAACATTTAGATTCCGGTGTTTATCGTTGTCACTCTTCGTTATCGCATTGTACAGCATTTACAAGAGCTTCTCCTGCAGAAGAATCTTTAACCAAAGCTCTACGCGCCTGTCATTCGCAACCATTGTCCATGATGGAG TATGTTGAAAGCTCTTCTTCAAATATAATCAGTCTTGCGGAACATCTCGGTACGCGAATATCCGATCATATTCCAATGGAGCCTAATAAACTTTCTGAGGATATGGTCAAATGCATATCAGCTCTATATTGCAAGCTTGCAGACCCTCCTATGATACATCCAGGCCTTTCATCTCCCATTTCATCGTTGTCCTCGACGAGCAACTTCTCTATCGGTGATCAAGGCGATACGTGGAGTCCAAGGTTCAAGAACAATAACTCCTCTTTTGATGTAAGGTTAGACAACCCTTTCCATGTTGAAGGACTCAAGGAGTTTAGTGGACCATACAGCACCATGGTTGAAATACCTTGGATTTATAAAGAGAATCAGAAATCGGGTGATACAAAAAAATTGCTTCAAAATTACAA GTCGCTTATTTCTCGATTAGAAGAAATAGATCCTGGAAATTTAGAACACGACGAGAAGCTAGCTTTCTGGATCAACATTCACAATGCTTTAGTGATGCAT GCATTTTTGGCTTATGGCATTCCACAAAACAGTATGAAAAGAGTCTTTCTTCTTCTAAAG GCTGCATATAATGTTGGAGGTTATATAGTTAGCGCAGACACAATACAAAACACTATACTTCGGTGTCGAATGTCTCGCCCCGGACAG TGGCTACGTTTGTTTTTTTCTTCGAAGACAAAATTCAAAACCGGAGATGGAAGACAAGCATATGCATTAGCGCATCTCGAGCCTCTTTCACACTTTGCTCTTTGTTCCGGAAACCATTCTGACCCCGCG GTTCGCGTATATACACCAAAGAGGGTGTTTCAAGATCTAGAAGTAGCGAAGGACGAATACATTCGAGCTACATTAGGCGTACGCAAGGACCAAAAAATACTTCTACCAAAGCTTATCGAATCATTCGCGAAAGACTCGGATTTGTGTCCTAGTGGTGTCATGGACATGATCCTAGAATCTCTGCCAGAATCACTAAGGAAAAGAGTTAAGAAATGTCAGCTTGCGAAATCCAAGAAGTGCATAGAATGGATTCCACATAACTTTAATTTTAGATATCTTATATCTAAGGATGTTCTAAAATGA